One window from the genome of Blastopirellula retiformator encodes:
- a CDS encoding sodium:solute symporter, producing MPHFSPIDVGVLVIYLAGVVGLGAWFYRKSSNPDGYMAASRSMSGWVVGLSIFGTYVSSISFIALPGKAYASNWNAIAFSISLPLAAWVATRWFVPYYREGNAISAYEHLETRFGTWARTYAAVCYLLTQVARMGSVMYLLALPLHQLLGWNIPLLIFVTGGLTTLYTLLGGIEGVIWTDALQSLVLATGAIVCAILIPYSMPEGPSQLMAIATEHNKFSLGSLAPVLTAPTFWVVLVYGLFINLQNFGIDQSYIQRYIAAKSDGDARRSVWLGAIVYVPISILFLWIGTSLFAYYGARPELLPPALQAEIAEGKGDGVFPYFIVAGLPVGVSGLLVAAIFAAAMSTLSTSLNGAATLTLADFYKRFLRPEASEKESMTVLYVGTLVWGILGTSTALAMTEVKSILDVWWKLAGIFSGGMLGLFLLGILSRQARNASAILAVTTGVAVILWMTLSQTTIWPTELDGVKSPFDSFLVIVFGTLSILLVGFLLTQLFARGASANLRHPDPPSQDKT from the coding sequence GTGCCCCACTTTTCCCCGATCGACGTGGGCGTGCTCGTTATTTACCTAGCGGGCGTCGTCGGTCTGGGCGCCTGGTTCTATCGCAAGAGCAGCAACCCCGACGGCTACATGGCGGCCAGTCGCTCGATGTCGGGCTGGGTCGTTGGGCTTTCGATCTTCGGCACCTACGTCAGCAGCATCAGCTTTATCGCGCTGCCGGGCAAAGCGTATGCGAGCAACTGGAACGCGATCGCCTTTAGCATCTCTCTGCCGCTGGCCGCGTGGGTGGCGACGCGGTGGTTTGTACCGTACTACCGCGAGGGGAATGCGATCTCCGCGTATGAACACCTGGAAACCCGCTTCGGCACATGGGCCCGCACTTACGCCGCGGTTTGCTACTTGCTGACGCAAGTGGCGCGGATGGGATCGGTGATGTACTTACTCGCCTTGCCGCTGCATCAATTGCTGGGCTGGAACATCCCGCTGTTGATCTTCGTGACCGGCGGTTTGACGACCCTGTACACATTGCTCGGCGGGATCGAAGGGGTGATCTGGACTGACGCTTTGCAAAGTTTGGTGCTTGCGACCGGGGCGATCGTCTGCGCGATTCTGATTCCATACAGCATGCCGGAAGGCCCATCGCAGTTGATGGCGATCGCGACCGAGCACAACAAGTTTAGCCTGGGGAGTCTCGCGCCGGTGCTGACCGCGCCGACCTTTTGGGTCGTGCTGGTGTATGGCTTGTTTATCAACCTGCAAAACTTCGGCATCGATCAAAGCTACATCCAGCGGTATATCGCCGCCAAGTCGGATGGCGACGCCCGGCGGTCGGTCTGGCTAGGGGCGATCGTTTACGTGCCGATCTCGATTTTGTTTTTGTGGATCGGCACGTCGCTGTTCGCCTACTACGGCGCTCGGCCGGAGCTGCTGCCCCCTGCTCTGCAAGCCGAAATCGCCGAGGGCAAAGGGGATGGCGTCTTCCCCTACTTCATTGTGGCGGGGCTACCGGTCGGCGTTTCGGGCTTGTTGGTCGCTGCGATCTTCGCCGCGGCCATGAGCACCCTTTCGACCAGTCTCAATGGCGCCGCCACGCTGACGCTGGCCGACTTTTACAAACGTTTCCTGCGGCCCGAAGCGAGCGAGAAAGAGTCGATGACCGTACTGTACGTCGGCACGCTGGTCTGGGGCATCCTGGGAACCAGCACTGCGCTCGCGATGACCGAAGTGAAGAGCATTCTCGACGTCTGGTGGAAACTGGCCGGCATCTTCAGCGGCGGCATGTTGGGGCTGTTTTTGCTTGGCATCCTGTCGCGTCAGGCGCGCAACGCCTCGGCGATTTTGGCGGTGACGACCGGCGTGGCGGTGATCCTCTGGATGACGTTGTCGCAAACCACGATCTGGCCGACAGAGCTGGATGGCGTGAAGAGCCCGTTCGATTCGTTCCTGGTGATTGTGTTCGGCACGCTTTCGATTTTGCTGGTCGGCTTCTTGCTGACGCAACTGTTCGCCCGCGGAGCGTCTGCCAACCTCCGACATCCCGATCCGCCATCACAAGACAAAACCTAA
- a CDS encoding dihydrodipicolinate synthase family protein, with amino-acid sequence MSKFHGIIPPLVTPLLGNDQLDHAGLERLLEHVIEGGVHGLFILGSTGEAPSLSYRLRRELVDAVCKQTAGRVPVLVGVTDTAFVESVALAKHSADAGADAVVLTTPYYFPAGQTELTSYVQNIVAEMPLPLMLYNMPQLTKIWFEIETLKKLSDLPGIVGLKDSSGDLDYYAQATKLKALRPDWSILIGPEALLPQSLALSGDGGVNGGANVLPRLFVDCYDAVVAGDSVKQAELHQRIVDFQRIYEVGKYGSKYIKATKCCLSLLQICDDCMAQPFHKFHAPEREKIATILQELEIPVAQG; translated from the coding sequence ATGTCAAAGTTTCATGGAATCATTCCCCCGCTCGTCACTCCGCTGCTTGGGAACGATCAGCTGGATCACGCGGGCCTGGAGCGGTTGCTCGAACATGTGATTGAAGGAGGCGTCCACGGCCTCTTCATCTTGGGCAGCACCGGCGAGGCGCCGAGCCTCAGCTATCGACTCCGCCGCGAGTTGGTCGACGCCGTCTGCAAGCAAACCGCCGGCCGCGTGCCGGTGTTGGTCGGCGTCACCGATACGGCGTTTGTTGAATCGGTTGCGCTCGCTAAGCATTCGGCCGACGCCGGCGCCGACGCCGTGGTGTTGACCACGCCTTATTACTTTCCGGCTGGGCAGACCGAACTGACGTCGTACGTCCAAAACATCGTCGCCGAGATGCCGCTGCCGTTGATGCTGTACAACATGCCGCAGTTGACCAAGATCTGGTTCGAGATCGAGACGCTGAAAAAGCTGAGCGACCTGCCAGGGATCGTCGGGCTGAAGGACAGCAGCGGCGATCTCGACTACTACGCCCAGGCGACCAAGCTGAAAGCGCTGCGCCCCGATTGGTCAATCTTGATCGGTCCCGAAGCGCTGCTGCCGCAGTCGCTGGCCCTGAGCGGCGATGGCGGCGTGAACGGCGGCGCCAACGTTTTGCCGCGACTGTTTGTCGACTGCTACGATGCGGTCGTCGCCGGCGACAGCGTCAAACAGGCCGAATTGCATCAGCGGATCGTCGACTTTCAGCGGATCTATGAAGTCGGCAAATATGGCTCGAAATACATCAAGGCGACCAAGTGTTGTTTATCGCTGCTGCAAATCTGCGATGATTGCATGGCGCAGCCGTTTCACAAATTTCACGCCCCCGAACGTGAAAAGATCGCCACGATTCTGCAGGAACTTGAAATCCCCGTCGCACAAGGTTGA
- a CDS encoding fucose isomerase: MPPSVLLVASGDSRLSANQTCWPAQQQLEQQLTAAVEKLGYQLERAHPVTAAGHGFIDSQKRGIEIFRALDPNAPLIVAEAVWQYSHHVLAGLISHRGPILTVANWSGQWPGLVGMLNLNGSLTKAGVDYSTLWSVDFTDDYFTIRLQQWLKSGKCDHPLDHVAPLDPQQIPADAAALGEKLAGRLRHDKAIMGVFDEGCMGMFNAIIPDHLLHAVGVFKERLSQSALVAEMQTVSVAEAHQAFAWYCDQGMQFHFGENDNEELTKSQVLQQCHMYVAAVRLADHFGCETIGIQYQQGLKDMTPASDLVEGTLNSTSRPPVFDSSGKRELYAGRAIPHFNEVDECAGLDAILIQRLHRELGQPVETTLHDLRWGCPDESGTTDQYVWVFEISGSAPAEHLGGWNQCHGYRQPSMYFPKGGSTLAGVSKPGELVWSRIYVANESLNMDIGRGEAIALPESETQRRLDSTTPVWPIMHGVTYGVSRDQMMAKHQANHIQVAYATDAAAADQAMWARAAMAAALGMKVNLCGADKAGAPLGKKA; this comes from the coding sequence ATGCCCCCCTCGGTCCTTTTGGTCGCCAGCGGCGACTCGCGTCTTTCGGCCAATCAAACCTGTTGGCCCGCTCAACAACAGCTGGAACAACAACTGACCGCCGCCGTCGAAAAGCTCGGCTATCAGCTAGAGCGGGCCCATCCGGTGACCGCCGCGGGACATGGCTTTATCGATAGCCAGAAACGCGGGATCGAGATCTTTCGCGCGCTCGATCCGAACGCGCCGCTTATCGTCGCCGAGGCGGTCTGGCAATACTCGCATCATGTGCTGGCCGGACTGATCAGCCATCGCGGGCCGATCTTGACCGTCGCCAACTGGTCAGGCCAATGGCCCGGCCTGGTCGGCATGCTCAACCTGAACGGTTCGCTCACCAAGGCCGGCGTCGACTACTCGACCCTGTGGAGCGTCGACTTCACCGATGACTACTTCACCATCCGCTTGCAGCAGTGGCTAAAGTCGGGCAAGTGCGACCATCCGCTCGACCACGTCGCCCCGCTTGATCCACAGCAGATTCCAGCGGATGCGGCCGCCCTGGGAGAAAAGCTGGCCGGGCGTCTACGACACGACAAGGCGATCATGGGGGTCTTCGACGAAGGGTGTATGGGGATGTTCAACGCGATCATTCCCGATCACTTGCTCCACGCGGTCGGCGTCTTTAAAGAACGTCTCAGCCAATCGGCGCTCGTCGCCGAGATGCAGACCGTCTCGGTCGCCGAAGCGCATCAAGCGTTCGCCTGGTATTGCGACCAGGGAATGCAGTTCCACTTTGGCGAAAACGACAACGAAGAGCTGACCAAGTCGCAGGTGCTGCAGCAATGCCATATGTATGTCGCCGCGGTCCGTCTGGCCGATCACTTCGGCTGCGAGACGATCGGCATTCAGTACCAACAAGGGCTGAAAGACATGACGCCGGCCAGCGACCTGGTCGAAGGGACGCTCAACAGCACGTCGCGGCCGCCGGTCTTCGACTCCAGCGGCAAGCGAGAACTCTACGCCGGCCGTGCGATTCCGCACTTCAACGAAGTCGACGAATGTGCGGGGCTCGACGCGATCCTGATCCAGCGACTCCATCGCGAACTGGGGCAGCCGGTCGAAACGACGCTACACGATCTGCGCTGGGGATGCCCCGACGAGTCTGGCACAACCGATCAGTACGTCTGGGTCTTTGAGATCTCCGGTTCGGCCCCGGCCGAACATCTAGGCGGCTGGAACCAGTGCCACGGCTATCGCCAACCGTCGATGTACTTCCCCAAGGGAGGTTCGACCTTGGCGGGCGTATCGAAGCCGGGCGAGCTCGTCTGGTCCCGGATCTACGTCGCCAACGAGTCGCTGAACATGGACATCGGCCGCGGCGAAGCGATCGCGCTGCCCGAGAGCGAGACGCAACGACGCCTCGATTCGACGACGCCTGTCTGGCCGATCATGCACGGCGTCACTTACGGCGTTAGCCGCGATCAGATGATGGCCAAGCATCAGGCGAACCACATTCAGGTCGCATACGCCACCGACGCCGCTGCCGCCGACCAGGCGATGTGGGCTCGGGCCGCGATGGCGGCGGCATTGGGAATGAAGGTCAACCTCTGCGGCGCCGACAAAGCCGGCGCTCCCCTGGGCAAGAAAGCGTAA
- a CDS encoding FGGY-family carbohydrate kinase: MNQRYYIGVDVGTGSARAGLFDGKGALLGSATQAIEMFRPQTDFVQQSSENIWQAVCQCVRTAIAAAKVDAAQIGGIGFDATCSLVVIDEQGRPVTVSPDGDDAQNVIVWMDHRANDQAARINAGDHAVLKYVGNVISPEMETPKLLWLKENLPESWRRGQKFFDLPDYLTYRATGDETRSLCSTVCKWTYLGHETTEGAEQPGRWDAEYFRAIGLEDLADENFARIGQRVRPMGESIGQGVHEAAAAELGVPAGTAVGVSIIDAHAGGIGMIGACRDNETVNLDQRLALIGGTSSCHMAVSPEARYIQGIWGPNYSAMIPGMWLTEGGQSATGALVDFVVENHGATAELKQRAADAGTSVYEILNDRLAALSSKRKVPASLTRDLHVSPYFHGNRSPWADPSLRGIIAGLSLSASLDDLARLYLATIQAIAYGTRHIIEEMNRQGYQIDTIFACGGGTKNPIFLREHADITGCRIVLAQETESVLLGSAMLGAVASGDHADLPAAMAAMSGVSQVLAPTDGPTVEYHRAKYAVFRRMHEDQLAYRALMQPS; this comes from the coding sequence ATGAACCAGCGTTACTACATTGGCGTCGACGTCGGCACCGGCAGCGCTCGAGCAGGTCTGTTCGACGGCAAGGGCGCGTTGCTCGGCTCGGCCACCCAAGCGATTGAGATGTTTCGCCCGCAGACTGACTTCGTGCAGCAATCGTCGGAAAACATCTGGCAAGCCGTTTGCCAGTGCGTTCGCACGGCGATTGCCGCAGCGAAAGTTGACGCCGCCCAGATTGGCGGGATTGGATTTGACGCGACCTGTTCGCTGGTGGTGATCGACGAACAAGGACGCCCCGTCACGGTCAGCCCCGATGGCGACGATGCCCAGAACGTCATCGTCTGGATGGATCACCGGGCCAACGATCAGGCGGCCCGAATCAACGCCGGCGATCACGCAGTGCTGAAGTATGTCGGCAACGTCATCTCGCCTGAGATGGAAACGCCGAAGCTGCTGTGGCTGAAAGAAAACCTGCCCGAGAGTTGGCGCCGGGGGCAGAAGTTCTTCGACCTGCCCGACTATCTGACCTATCGCGCGACCGGCGACGAGACCCGCTCGCTCTGCAGCACCGTCTGCAAGTGGACCTACCTCGGCCATGAAACGACGGAAGGCGCCGAGCAGCCCGGTCGCTGGGACGCCGAATACTTCCGCGCGATTGGCCTGGAAGATTTAGCCGACGAAAACTTTGCCCGCATCGGCCAGCGTGTGCGTCCGATGGGAGAATCGATCGGGCAAGGGGTCCACGAAGCTGCCGCCGCCGAACTGGGCGTGCCAGCGGGAACCGCCGTGGGCGTTTCGATTATTGACGCCCACGCTGGCGGCATCGGTATGATTGGCGCCTGCCGAGATAACGAAACGGTGAACCTCGATCAGCGGCTCGCCCTGATCGGCGGCACGTCGAGCTGCCACATGGCGGTCTCGCCTGAGGCTCGCTATATCCAAGGGATTTGGGGACCGAACTACTCGGCCATGATCCCGGGGATGTGGCTGACCGAAGGTGGGCAATCGGCGACCGGCGCTCTGGTCGACTTTGTTGTCGAGAACCACGGCGCCACGGCCGAGCTGAAACAACGCGCCGCTGACGCCGGAACGTCGGTCTACGAGATCCTCAACGATCGCCTGGCCGCGCTTTCCTCGAAGCGCAAGGTGCCGGCGTCGCTGACCCGCGACCTGCACGTTTCTCCTTACTTCCACGGCAATCGCTCTCCCTGGGCCGATCCTTCGCTCCGCGGCATTATCGCCGGGCTGTCGCTCTCGGCGTCGCTCGACGACCTGGCTCGGCTTTACCTGGCCACCATCCAGGCCATCGCCTACGGCACGCGGCATATCATCGAAGAGATGAACCGCCAGGGTTACCAGATCGACACGATTTTTGCCTGCGGCGGCGGGACGAAGAACCCGATCTTCCTGCGCGAGCATGCCGACATCACCGGTTGCCGCATCGTGCTGGCGCAAGAAACCGAGTCGGTGCTATTAGGGAGCGCCATGCTGGGCGCCGTCGCCTCAGGCGACCATGCCGACCTACCGGCGGCGATGGCCGCGATGAGCGGCGTCAGCCAGGTCTTGGCGCCCACCGACGGCCCGACGGTTGAATATCACCGAGCCAAGTACGCCGTCTTCCGGCGGATGCACGAAGACCAGCTGGCCTACCGGGCGCTAATGCAGCCCAGCTAA